A single window of Vibrio stylophorae DNA harbors:
- the speB gene encoding agmatinase, producing MATHNDTSLYANNFGFMRQPLHFKPTEVDCDVVITGVPFDLATTGRSGSRMGPTAMRQISTHLAWEEKRFPWTFTLEDHVTMVDAGDLVFETGNSEDMMAKLEGHTSALLAQGKTCLSFGGDHFVTLPLLRAHAKTFGKMALIHFDAHTDTYDAGGRYDHGTMFYHAPKEGLIDPQHSVQIGIRTDHGDAGFTVIDAPSANDMAVDAIVAQVKDTIGDLPVYLTFDIDCLDPAYAPGTGTPVCGGLSTDKVLKILRGLAGINLVGMDVVEIAPAYDQSELTALAGATIASELLHMWAVAHKGAPKA from the coding sequence ATGGCAACCCATAACGATACATCTCTTTACGCCAACAACTTTGGCTTTATGCGCCAACCTTTGCACTTCAAACCCACTGAAGTTGATTGCGATGTGGTGATCACTGGTGTTCCTTTTGACCTTGCAACCACAGGCCGCTCTGGCAGCCGTATGGGACCAACCGCGATGCGTCAAATCTCAACTCACCTTGCGTGGGAAGAGAAACGCTTTCCTTGGACCTTTACATTAGAAGATCATGTCACCATGGTCGATGCTGGTGATTTGGTCTTTGAAACCGGGAACAGTGAAGACATGATGGCCAAACTTGAAGGCCACACCAGCGCGCTATTGGCGCAGGGAAAAACTTGTTTAAGCTTTGGTGGCGATCACTTTGTTACCCTGCCACTGCTGCGCGCGCATGCGAAAACCTTTGGCAAGATGGCCTTGATTCACTTTGACGCACACACAGATACCTATGATGCGGGTGGTCGTTACGATCACGGCACCATGTTCTATCATGCGCCAAAAGAGGGTTTGATTGACCCACAACACTCAGTACAAATCGGTATTCGTACCGATCATGGCGATGCAGGCTTTACGGTGATTGATGCGCCAAGCGCTAATGATATGGCTGTGGATGCTATTGTTGCGCAGGTGAAAGACACCATTGGCGATCTGCCGGTTTATCTCACCTTTGATATCGACTGTCTTGATCCAGCCTATGCACCAGGCACAGGGACACCTGTATGTGGCGGTTTGAGCACAGATAAAGTGCTTAAAATCCTACGTGGCTTAGCTGGTATCAATTTGGTAGGTATGGATGTGGTTGAAATTGCACCTGCCTATGACCAAAGTGAGCTGACAGCACTTGCCGGTGCGACCATTGCATCAGAGCTACTGCACATGTGGGCTGTTGCCCATAAAGGCGCGCCAAAAGCCTAA
- a CDS encoding DUF3187 family protein — translation MHLFKRQVCAHFSCLSFVVAGFLLPVDSVFAAEFGPLKTYAQSPLQSNSLTPELRSGFTKVAGQSEFYLTGTVASVWAHSSDISADYYQNALVLGVGHQLSSRWYVEGRYNWHFAADNHLDGLTRGFHDLFGIGQNGRDEVPNHSFDLSVPKYGIELHDFEGETLNQALTLYLQYQLLETQQHGLSLGGSLYYHNVNSGPFADEGFEQALQLNYSYRAGAHRAYSTVGITFRSEKEGLGDMPYRENAATVAAGYEYQINGNHALLVEYHWYAGAAKEEIEDLSDASNEVLLGYRYQWHRHALEVSMIENLINMDNSTDIAFTVGYRHQF, via the coding sequence ATGCACCTTTTTAAGCGCCAAGTATGCGCGCATTTCTCTTGCTTATCTTTTGTTGTCGCTGGTTTTTTGCTGCCCGTGGACTCAGTGTTCGCGGCTGAATTTGGGCCTTTGAAAACCTATGCGCAATCACCCTTACAATCCAATAGCCTAACGCCTGAGCTTCGCAGCGGTTTTACGAAAGTAGCGGGTCAAAGCGAGTTCTATTTAACCGGGACAGTGGCAAGCGTTTGGGCCCATTCTTCTGATATTAGCGCTGATTATTATCAAAATGCCTTGGTACTAGGGGTCGGCCATCAATTGAGCTCTCGATGGTACGTGGAAGGGCGCTATAACTGGCATTTTGCGGCAGACAACCACTTGGACGGCTTAACCCGAGGATTTCATGATTTGTTTGGCATCGGCCAAAATGGACGAGATGAGGTACCCAACCATAGTTTTGACTTATCTGTGCCCAAATATGGCATTGAACTTCATGATTTTGAAGGTGAAACTCTCAATCAAGCCTTGACGCTCTATCTTCAATATCAATTGCTTGAAACGCAGCAACATGGTTTGTCTTTGGGCGGTTCTCTTTACTACCACAACGTCAATTCTGGTCCTTTTGCCGACGAGGGATTTGAGCAGGCGTTGCAGCTTAACTACAGTTATCGCGCGGGAGCACATCGCGCCTATAGCACGGTGGGTATCACTTTTCGTTCAGAAAAAGAGGGGCTTGGTGATATGCCCTATCGCGAAAATGCAGCCACGGTGGCTGCTGGCTATGAGTACCAAATCAATGGTAATCATGCGCTGCTAGTGGAATACCATTGGTATGCTGGCGCGGCGAAAGAGGAGATTGAAGATCTCAGTGATGCTTCAAACGAAGTGCTGTTGGGGTATCGTTATCAATGGCATCGTCATGCGCTTGAAGTGTCCATGATTGAAAATCTGATCAATATGGATAACAGCACAGATATCGCTTTTACTGTGGGTTATCGCCATCAGTTTTAA
- a CDS encoding MATE family efflux transporter — MQRYTLEMKKLVKLATPILIAQVAQTSMGFVDTVMAGDVSATDMGAVAVAASIWLPTILFGLGLVMALVPIIATLNGSGKKNEIPFQVQQGFYLAAIISIPIMLLMYNAGVLIDMRDNIEPLLKEKTIGYLHAVMWSAPAFLGFIVLRSFAEGCSYTKPAMIIAFIGLAANVPLNWIFVYGHFGLPKLGGVGCGVATALVYWIMFFAMLAYMFISKKLSRIGIFKNWQGIDFKAQWRLMRLGFPVAAAIFFEVTLFAVVAFLIAPLGSITVAAHQVAANFSSMIFIIPMSIGSAASIRVSYQLGERKIEGARISSYCALGLGLAIATVTALLTFLLRAQIADLYSDNLQVMALASQLMLLACIYQWTDSIQVIGAGILRGYKDMQAIFVRTFIAYWIFGLPTGYILGLTDWVIAPIGPFGFWWGFIVGLTVAAILLGQRLLWLQRQPESVQLNFSAR; from the coding sequence GTGCAGCGTTACACGCTTGAAATGAAAAAACTGGTGAAACTCGCCACCCCCATTCTAATCGCGCAAGTCGCACAAACCTCCATGGGGTTTGTTGATACCGTGATGGCGGGTGATGTCAGTGCCACCGATATGGGTGCTGTTGCCGTTGCGGCAAGTATTTGGCTACCCACTATTCTTTTTGGCTTAGGTCTCGTCATGGCCTTGGTACCGATCATTGCAACCCTCAATGGTTCGGGCAAAAAAAATGAAATTCCATTTCAAGTACAGCAAGGCTTTTATCTCGCAGCGATCATCTCGATCCCCATTATGCTGCTGATGTATAACGCTGGCGTACTGATTGATATGCGTGACAACATTGAGCCGCTGCTCAAAGAGAAAACCATTGGCTATCTGCACGCCGTGATGTGGTCCGCGCCTGCATTTTTAGGCTTTATTGTGCTGCGCAGCTTTGCTGAAGGCTGCTCGTATACCAAGCCTGCGATGATCATCGCCTTTATTGGTTTAGCTGCGAACGTGCCACTCAACTGGATTTTCGTATACGGCCACTTTGGCCTACCGAAATTAGGCGGCGTGGGTTGTGGCGTGGCTACAGCCTTGGTCTATTGGATCATGTTCTTTGCCATGCTGGCCTATATGTTTATCTCGAAAAAGCTCTCGCGCATTGGGATTTTCAAAAACTGGCAAGGCATCGATTTTAAAGCCCAGTGGCGTTTAATGCGTCTTGGCTTTCCGGTAGCGGCTGCTATCTTCTTTGAAGTCACGCTGTTTGCTGTGGTGGCTTTTTTAATTGCGCCACTTGGCTCGATCACCGTCGCTGCGCACCAAGTTGCCGCCAACTTTAGCTCGATGATTTTCATCATTCCAATGAGTATTGGCTCAGCTGCCAGCATTCGTGTCAGTTATCAATTGGGCGAGCGCAAAATCGAAGGCGCGCGTATTTCAAGCTATTGTGCGCTAGGTTTAGGCTTGGCAATTGCTACCGTAACCGCCCTACTTACCTTCCTTTTGCGTGCGCAAATCGCCGATCTCTATAGCGACAATTTGCAGGTGATGGCACTGGCCAGCCAATTGATGCTACTGGCCTGTATTTACCAGTGGACCGATTCTATCCAAGTCATCGGCGCTGGCATTTTGCGTGGCTATAAAGATATGCAAGCGATCTTTGTACGTACCTTTATCGCCTACTGGATTTTTGGTTTGCCAACGGGTTACATCCTTGGTTTAACCGACTGGGTCATTGCGCCAATTGGTCCTTTTGGATTTTGGTGGGGTTTTATCGTTGGCTTAACGGTTGCTGCTATTTTACTGGGTCAGCGCCTACTATGGCTTCAACGTCAACCAGAATCGGTGCAACTGAATTTCTCAGCCCGCTGA
- a CDS encoding class I SAM-dependent methyltransferase, which yields MTLQDEVAKTLLIPLYMKAKESRRTNAFFDDPTACEVVEKVPYDLSIYENAIRSQVGCALRANYFDQLAIDFIQQNPLGVLVNLGCGLDARYQRISKQIELPDTLFLYDLDLPEVMAFRAELIPSSTQNPSLSGSLFDKEWIDTLFHRHGDVPVLFIIEGVFMYFDKTEVANAIRQMTLPFSQSDIAFDSSSSFMCKHSSRHDTVKHTNARFKFALDDPKEVESWQPNLKLVSMKRYNEFSQWRLTGRLNCWMMALIPALKNASRLLHYRCHA from the coding sequence ATGACCTTACAAGATGAAGTGGCAAAAACCTTACTGATTCCGCTCTACATGAAAGCCAAAGAGAGCCGTCGAACCAATGCTTTTTTCGACGACCCAACGGCATGCGAAGTCGTTGAAAAAGTACCCTATGACCTCTCAATTTATGAAAATGCCATTCGTAGCCAAGTAGGATGCGCACTACGCGCAAATTATTTTGATCAGCTAGCCATCGATTTTATTCAGCAAAACCCACTAGGTGTGTTGGTGAACTTGGGCTGCGGCCTTGATGCGCGATACCAAAGAATCAGCAAACAGATTGAATTGCCCGATACGCTGTTTCTCTACGATCTTGACTTGCCAGAAGTGATGGCATTTCGCGCAGAGCTAATCCCATCCAGCACACAAAATCCCAGCTTATCTGGCTCATTATTTGATAAAGAATGGATCGATACCCTATTCCATCGTCATGGCGATGTACCAGTGCTCTTTATTATTGAAGGCGTTTTTATGTACTTTGATAAAACGGAAGTAGCCAATGCGATTCGACAAATGACCTTACCCTTTAGTCAAAGTGACATTGCCTTTGATAGTTCATCAAGCTTTATGTGTAAGCACTCAAGTCGGCACGATACCGTAAAACATACCAATGCTCGTTTTAAGTTTGCACTGGATGATCCCAAAGAGGTCGAGAGTTGGCAGCCCAATCTAAAGCTGGTATCAATGAAACGCTACAATGAGTTTTCGCAATGGCGACTCACAGGTCGACTCAATTGCTGGATGATGGCATTGATACCTGCACTCAAGAATGCCTCTCGACTTTTGCACTACCGCTGCCATGCTTAA
- a CDS encoding YibL family ribosome-associated protein: MSIKKEIQLLTNRIDTCQHKLAAAKSRDDQAMIKKFTDDIESLSKKLSQLKHKQSFELNKERKSLLDMPYSREISKTEQADMGKLKKSVKGLVVVHPMTKLGKELRLEVVTGFAPQPF; this comes from the coding sequence ATGAGCATTAAAAAAGAGATTCAGCTGCTTACCAACCGCATCGATACCTGCCAGCATAAATTAGCGGCTGCAAAATCACGCGATGATCAGGCGATGATCAAAAAATTTACCGATGATATTGAGAGCTTGAGCAAGAAGCTTAGCCAGTTGAAACACAAGCAAAGTTTTGAGCTGAACAAAGAGCGTAAAAGCTTGCTTGATATGCCTTACTCGCGCGAAATCAGTAAAACTGAGCAAGCGGATATGGGTAAGTTGAAAAAATCAGTAAAAGGTTTGGTGGTCGTACACCCAATGACCAAACTCGGCAAAGAGCTGCGCTTAGAAGTGGTGACAGGTTTTGCGCCGCAGCCATTTTAA
- the pepT gene encoding peptidase T, producing the protein MNQLVERFLRYVQFDTQSNPSDQACPSSQGQLVFANQLKAEMIAIGLTDVSLSDDGYLMGRLPSNVSANVPAIGLIAHMDTAPDASGAQVKPQLVENYQGQTIALGTSGEVLSPEQYPDLNGLHGHTLITTDGTTLLGADNKSGIAEILTAIATLVANPEIQHGEICVGFTPDEEIGRGADRFDVKKFGAQWAYTIDGGPVGELEFENFNAASAEVIVHGVNVHPGTAKGKMINAMNIAAQFQLMMPADETPESTEGYEGFYHLVAMSPSVAKTTLHYIIRDFDQDSFAARKAFMTEQVAMLNQNLQGKGRVELVLSDSYFNMKEMVAPHPEIIELAQAAMADCGIEANIKPIRGGTDGARLSFMGLPCPNIFTGGYNFHGLHEFITVQGMEKAVAVIVRLAEKTAQTYISKENA; encoded by the coding sequence ATGAATCAGCTCGTCGAACGTTTTTTGCGTTATGTCCAATTTGATACTCAATCCAATCCAAGTGATCAAGCCTGCCCAAGTAGCCAAGGTCAGTTGGTTTTTGCCAATCAGCTTAAGGCCGAAATGATTGCCATTGGTTTAACGGATGTAAGCTTGAGTGATGATGGCTACCTCATGGGGCGTTTACCTAGCAATGTCTCAGCAAATGTGCCAGCTATCGGTTTGATTGCCCATATGGATACCGCGCCCGATGCCTCTGGCGCGCAGGTTAAACCACAATTGGTTGAGAACTATCAAGGCCAGACCATCGCGCTTGGAACCAGCGGTGAAGTGCTTTCGCCAGAGCAATATCCTGATCTGAATGGTTTGCATGGTCATACCCTCATCACCACTGATGGCACCACGCTATTGGGCGCGGATAACAAATCTGGTATTGCAGAGATCCTCACAGCGATCGCGACCTTGGTGGCAAACCCAGAGATTCAACATGGTGAAATTTGTGTGGGCTTCACCCCAGATGAAGAGATTGGCCGCGGCGCTGATCGTTTCGATGTGAAGAAATTTGGCGCGCAATGGGCCTACACCATTGATGGTGGTCCTGTGGGTGAGCTTGAATTTGAAAACTTCAACGCAGCTTCCGCTGAAGTGATTGTGCATGGTGTTAATGTGCATCCTGGTACGGCGAAAGGCAAAATGATCAATGCCATGAATATTGCTGCGCAATTTCAATTGATGATGCCTGCGGATGAAACACCTGAATCAACAGAAGGTTATGAAGGGTTTTATCACTTGGTGGCCATGAGCCCAAGTGTGGCCAAAACCACCTTGCACTATATTATTCGTGATTTTGATCAAGACAGTTTTGCTGCACGTAAAGCCTTTATGACTGAGCAAGTTGCAATGCTGAATCAAAACTTGCAGGGCAAAGGCCGTGTAGAGCTTGTGTTGAGCGATAGCTATTTCAATATGAAAGAGATGGTGGCGCCGCACCCTGAAATTATTGAACTGGCGCAAGCGGCGATGGCGGATTGCGGTATTGAAGCCAATATCAAACCGATTCGTGGTGGCACGGATGGCGCGCGTTTGTCCTTTATGGGCTTGCCTTGTCCAAATATTTTCACCGGCGGTTATAACTTCCATGGTTTGCATGAGTTTATTACGGTGCAAGGGATGGAAAAAGCGGTTGCGGTGATCGTGCGATTGGCAGAAAAAACAGCGCAGACCTACATCAGTAAAGAGAACGCCTAA
- a CDS encoding AraC family transcriptional regulator translates to MKPNIETISSADDFRWSMKDYRLVEGHYEINCGWHYHQEYELVLYYDPRCAYRGKLFVGDHIMDMGGSQLILLGPGVPHMVTASTDLYRSDVVHQKILWFSPRWLEQCGRVIPELRTVEQMLKRSNRGLCFGAQTIERVASLLENFANVSPARQFAHFIQLLLLLTEDKEAKPLSVRSHEYRLQDEPDAVVARVEQARRYIAKNYQNPIQLKELAKALHMSESSVYRLFERHFEESFVEHLRLYRLGKACELLATTNRAIALIAEDVGFNNLSNFNRQFKEVKKMTPSHFRKLLSE, encoded by the coding sequence ATGAAACCAAATATTGAAACCATTAGTAGCGCCGATGATTTTCGTTGGTCGATGAAAGATTATCGCTTGGTCGAAGGTCATTATGAGATCAACTGCGGTTGGCACTATCACCAAGAATATGAGTTGGTGCTCTATTACGATCCACGCTGCGCTTATCGCGGAAAATTGTTTGTGGGCGACCATATTATGGATATGGGCGGCAGTCAGCTCATTCTCTTAGGGCCGGGGGTGCCTCATATGGTGACCGCCAGTACGGATCTTTATCGTAGTGATGTGGTGCACCAGAAAATTTTATGGTTCTCTCCGCGCTGGCTTGAGCAGTGTGGCCGCGTGATCCCAGAGCTGCGTACCGTGGAGCAGATGCTTAAACGCAGTAATCGGGGCTTGTGTTTTGGCGCACAGACCATTGAACGTGTGGCCTCGCTTTTAGAGAATTTTGCCAATGTGTCCCCAGCGAGGCAATTTGCTCATTTTATTCAGCTTTTGTTGCTGCTGACGGAAGACAAAGAGGCTAAACCGCTCTCGGTTCGGAGCCATGAATATCGTTTGCAAGATGAGCCTGATGCTGTGGTGGCACGGGTGGAACAAGCGCGGCGATATATTGCGAAAAACTACCAAAATCCGATTCAACTCAAAGAGCTGGCTAAAGCGCTGCATATGAGTGAAAGCTCAGTCTATCGGTTGTTTGAGCGCCATTTTGAGGAGAGCTTTGTCGAGCATTTACGTTTGTATCGTCTCGGTAAGGCTTGCGAACTTTTAGCGACCACCAATCGCGCTATCGCGCTGATCGCAGAAGATGTTGGCTTTAATAATCTATCGAACTTTAATCGCCAATTTAAAGAAGTGAAGAAGATGACGCCATCGCATTTTCGCAAACTATTAAGCGAGTAG